One Manihot esculenta cultivar AM560-2 chromosome 6, M.esculenta_v8, whole genome shotgun sequence DNA segment encodes these proteins:
- the LOC110617800 gene encoding silicon efflux transporter LSI2 isoform X2, which translates to MAMASAVKVVLGSIAFAVFWILAVFPAIPFLPVGRTAGSLLGAMLMVIFQVITPDQAYAAIDLPILGLLFGTMVVSVYLERADIFKYLGKLLSWKSKGAKDLLCRICLISAISSALFTNDTSCVVLTEFVLKIARQHNLPPQPFLLALASSANIGSSATPIGNPQNLVIAVQSKISFGKFLLGILPAMVVGIIANITILMCMYWKLLSAIQKDEEEATTEVVADEDVNSHRFSPATMSHFTSLNSQEWNSRLESLDMQSAPNINGHVNHTETLRNRIGSTENEIRSASTSAYESARNSNASKEVTIDGASQRKEDTVSSKRIASLDRLGDVLDDQFPGEKEEFATKWKRMLWKSCVYVVTIGMLVSLLVGLNMSWTAITAALALIVLDFRDARPCLEKVSYSLLIFFCGMFITVDGFNKTGIPSALWDLMEPHAKIDHASGIAVLAAVILVLSNLASNVPTVLLLGGRVAASAAAISAADEKKAWLYLAWVSTVAGNLSLLGSAANLIVCEQARRAPQFGYDLTFWKHLKFGIPSTIIVTAIGLMLIR; encoded by the exons ATGGCTATGGCTTCTGCTGTGAAAGTAGTTCTTGGTTCGATTGCTTTTGCTGTCTTCTGGATACTGGCTGTTTTCCCTGCTATCCCATTTTTACCTGTTGGAAGGACTGCAGGGTCTCTCTTGGGGGCTATGCTTATGGTCATCTTCCAAGTCATAACCCCAGATCAAGCATATGCTGCGATTGATCTTCCAATCCTTGGTCTTTTATTTGGAACGATGGTTGTCAGTGTTTATCTTGAGAGAGCAGATATTTTCAAATACTTGGGTAAGTTGCTTTCATGGAAAAGCAAGGGTGCCAAGGACTTGCTTTGTCGAATTTGCCTCATCTCTGCTATTTCAAGTGCTCTTTTTACTAATGACACCTCTTGCGTGGTTTTGACTGAATTTGTGCTGAAAATCGCAAGGCAACATAATCTGCCTCCTCAGCCCTTCCTACTTGCCCTTGCCTCAAGTGCAAATATTGGATCTTCAGCCACTCCGATTGGCAACCCTCAAAACCTGGTTATAGCAGTTCAGAGTAAGATTTCTTTTGGGAAATTTCTTTTAGGAATTCTCCCTGCAATGGTTGTGGGAATCATTGCGAATATTACGATTCTTATGTGTATGTACTGGAAGTTGTTATCTGCTATTCAGAAGGATGAAGAAGAAGCAACAACAGAAGTTGTTGCAGATGAAGATGTCAATTCCCATCGGTTTTCTCCTGCTACTATGTCACATTTTACATCCTTAAATTCCCAGGAGTGGAATTCTAGGTTGGAGTCCTTGGACATGCAAAGCGCCCCCAACATAAATGGGCACGTGAACCATACTGAAACTCTTAGGAACCGAATAGGTTCAACTGAGAATGAAATCCGCAGTGCATCAACCAGTGCGTATGAGTCTGCAAGGAATTCAAATGCATCCAAAGAGGTGACGATTGATGGGGCTTCTCAGAGAAAGGAGGATACTGTTTCTTCAAAGAGGATTGCATCATTGGATAGGTTGGGAGATGTATTGGATGACCAATTTCCAGGAGAAAAGGAAGAGTTTGCTACAAAATGGAAAAGGATGCTGTGGAAATCATGTGTTTACGTTGTTACCATAGGAATGCTGGTTTCTTTGCTCGTGGGTTTGAACATGTCATGGACTGCAATTACTGCTGCGCTTGCTCTTATCGTTCTTGATTTTAGGGATGCTCGGCCATGCCTTGAAAAG GTCTCCTATTCGCTTTTAATCTTCTTTTGTGGAATGTTTATCACTGTTGATGGCTTTAACAAAACTGGAATTCCAAGTGCTCTGTGGGACTTAATGGAGCCTCATGCAAAAATAGATCATGCATCTGGAATAGCAGTTCTTGCTGCTGTCATACTTGTCCTGTCAAATTTGGCCTCAAATGTACCAACTG TTCTCTTGCTTGGTGGACGGGTAGCAGCATCAGCAGCTGCAATTTCTGCAGCTGATGAGAAAAAGGCATGGCTATATTTGGCTTGGGTCAGTACTGTAGCTGGAAATCTGTCGCTATTGGGATCAGCTGCCAACTTGATAGTTTGTGAGCAAGCTCGGAGAGCTCCGCAATTTGGTTACGACTTAACTTTTTGGAAACATCTTAAATTTGGAATTCCTTCAACTATTATAGTTACTGCTATTGGATTGATGCTCATAAGATGA
- the LOC110617800 gene encoding silicon efflux transporter LSI2 isoform X1, with protein MAMASAVKVVLGSIAFAVFWILAVFPAIPFLPVGRTAGSLLGAMLMVIFQVITPDQAYAAIDLPILGLLFGTMVVSVYLERADIFKYLGKLLSWKSKGAKDLLCRICLISAISSALFTNDTSCVVLTEFVLKIARQHNLPPQPFLLALASSANIGSSATPIGNPQNLVIAVQSKISFGKFLLGILPAMVVGIIANITILMCMYWKLLSAIQKDEEEATTEVVADEDVNSHRFSPATMSHFTSLNSQEWNSRLESLDMQSAPNINGHVNHTETLRNRIGSTENEIRSASTSAYESARNSNASKEVTIDGASQRKEDTVSSKRIASLDRLGDVLDDQFPGEKEEFATKWKRMLWKSCVYVVTIGMLVSLLVGLNMSWTAITAALALIVLDFRDARPCLEKQVSYSLLIFFCGMFITVDGFNKTGIPSALWDLMEPHAKIDHASGIAVLAAVILVLSNLASNVPTVLLLGGRVAASAAAISAADEKKAWLYLAWVSTVAGNLSLLGSAANLIVCEQARRAPQFGYDLTFWKHLKFGIPSTIIVTAIGLMLIR; from the exons ATGGCTATGGCTTCTGCTGTGAAAGTAGTTCTTGGTTCGATTGCTTTTGCTGTCTTCTGGATACTGGCTGTTTTCCCTGCTATCCCATTTTTACCTGTTGGAAGGACTGCAGGGTCTCTCTTGGGGGCTATGCTTATGGTCATCTTCCAAGTCATAACCCCAGATCAAGCATATGCTGCGATTGATCTTCCAATCCTTGGTCTTTTATTTGGAACGATGGTTGTCAGTGTTTATCTTGAGAGAGCAGATATTTTCAAATACTTGGGTAAGTTGCTTTCATGGAAAAGCAAGGGTGCCAAGGACTTGCTTTGTCGAATTTGCCTCATCTCTGCTATTTCAAGTGCTCTTTTTACTAATGACACCTCTTGCGTGGTTTTGACTGAATTTGTGCTGAAAATCGCAAGGCAACATAATCTGCCTCCTCAGCCCTTCCTACTTGCCCTTGCCTCAAGTGCAAATATTGGATCTTCAGCCACTCCGATTGGCAACCCTCAAAACCTGGTTATAGCAGTTCAGAGTAAGATTTCTTTTGGGAAATTTCTTTTAGGAATTCTCCCTGCAATGGTTGTGGGAATCATTGCGAATATTACGATTCTTATGTGTATGTACTGGAAGTTGTTATCTGCTATTCAGAAGGATGAAGAAGAAGCAACAACAGAAGTTGTTGCAGATGAAGATGTCAATTCCCATCGGTTTTCTCCTGCTACTATGTCACATTTTACATCCTTAAATTCCCAGGAGTGGAATTCTAGGTTGGAGTCCTTGGACATGCAAAGCGCCCCCAACATAAATGGGCACGTGAACCATACTGAAACTCTTAGGAACCGAATAGGTTCAACTGAGAATGAAATCCGCAGTGCATCAACCAGTGCGTATGAGTCTGCAAGGAATTCAAATGCATCCAAAGAGGTGACGATTGATGGGGCTTCTCAGAGAAAGGAGGATACTGTTTCTTCAAAGAGGATTGCATCATTGGATAGGTTGGGAGATGTATTGGATGACCAATTTCCAGGAGAAAAGGAAGAGTTTGCTACAAAATGGAAAAGGATGCTGTGGAAATCATGTGTTTACGTTGTTACCATAGGAATGCTGGTTTCTTTGCTCGTGGGTTTGAACATGTCATGGACTGCAATTACTGCTGCGCTTGCTCTTATCGTTCTTGATTTTAGGGATGCTCGGCCATGCCTTGAAAAG CAGGTCTCCTATTCGCTTTTAATCTTCTTTTGTGGAATGTTTATCACTGTTGATGGCTTTAACAAAACTGGAATTCCAAGTGCTCTGTGGGACTTAATGGAGCCTCATGCAAAAATAGATCATGCATCTGGAATAGCAGTTCTTGCTGCTGTCATACTTGTCCTGTCAAATTTGGCCTCAAATGTACCAACTG TTCTCTTGCTTGGTGGACGGGTAGCAGCATCAGCAGCTGCAATTTCTGCAGCTGATGAGAAAAAGGCATGGCTATATTTGGCTTGGGTCAGTACTGTAGCTGGAAATCTGTCGCTATTGGGATCAGCTGCCAACTTGATAGTTTGTGAGCAAGCTCGGAGAGCTCCGCAATTTGGTTACGACTTAACTTTTTGGAAACATCTTAAATTTGGAATTCCTTCAACTATTATAGTTACTGCTATTGGATTGATGCTCATAAGATGA
- the LOC110618325 gene encoding silicon efflux transporter LSI2 isoform X2: MAIASAVKVVPGSIAFAVFWILALFPSIPFLPVGRTAGSLLGAMLMVIFQVMTPDQAYAAIDLPILGLLFGTMVVSVYLERADMFKYLVARQHNLPPEPFLLALASSANIGSSATPIGNPQNLVIAVQSKISFGNFLWRILPAMVVGITVNITILTCMYWKLLSTTQKDEEDATAEVVADEDVNSHRFTPATMSHFTSLNSQEWNSSLESSDIQSSPNMNGHMNHAETLRNQIGSTENKICSASTGAHEATRNSNASSRKATLDGSSQRKEDTVPSKRIASLDMSRDVSDTQLPGEKEKFATKWKRTLRKSSVYVVTIVMLISLLMGLNMSWTAITAALALVVLDFRDARPCLDKVSYSLLIFFCGMFITVDGFNKTGIPSALWDLMEPHAKIDHASGTAVLAIVILVLSNLASNVPTVLLLGGRVAASAAAISAADEKKAWLFLAWVSTVAGNLSLMGSAANLIVCEQAQKAPEFGYNLTFWKHLKFGVPSTIAVTAVGLMLIR, translated from the exons ATGGCTATAGCTTCTGCTGTAAAAGTAGTTCCAGGTTCAATTGCTTTTGCCGTCTTCTGGATACTGGCTCTTTTCCCTTCTATCCCATTTTTACCTGTTGGAAGGACTGCAGGGTCCCTTCTCGGAGCTATGCTTATGGTCATCTTCCAAGTCATGACCCCAGATCAAGCATATGCTGCGATTGATCTCCCAATCCTTGGTCTTTTATTTGGAACGATGGTCGTCAGCGTTTATCTTGAGAGAGCAGATATGTTCAAATACTTGG TCGCAAGGCAGCATAATCTCCCTCCTGAGCCATTCCTACTTGCCCTCGCCTCAAGTGCAAATATTGGATCTTCAGCCACTCCGATTGGCAACCCTCAAAACCTGGTTATAGCAGTTCAGAGTAAGATTTCTTTTGGGAATTTTCTCTGGAGAATTCTCCCTGCAATGGTTGTGGGAATCACTGTGAATATTACGATTCTTACGTGTATGTACTGGAAGTTGTTATCCACTACTCAGAAGGATGAAGAGGATGCAACAGCAGAAGTTGTTGCTGATGAGGATGTCAATTCTCATCGGTTTACTCCTGCTACTATGTCACATTTTACATCTTTAAATTCCCAGGAGTGGAACTCTAGCTTGGAGTCCTCGGACATTCAAAGCTCCCCCAACATGAATGGCCACATGAACCATGCTGAAACTCTCAGAAACCAAATCGGTTCAACTGAGAATAAAATATGCAGTGCATCCACCGGTGCACATGAGGCTACAAGGAATTCAAATGCTTCCAGCAGAAAGGCAACACTTGATGGGTCTTCTCAGAGAAAGGAGGATACTGTTCCTTCAAAGAGGATTGCATCATTGGATATGTCGAGAGATGTATCGGATACACAATTGCCAGGAGAAAAGGAAAAGTTTGCTACAAAATGGAAAAGGACGTTGCGGAAATCAAGTGTTTACGTTGTTACCATAGTGATGCTGATTTCTTTGCTAATGGGTTTGAATATGTCATGGACTGCAATTACTGCTGCACTTGCTCTTGTTGTTCTTGATTTTAGGGATGCTCGGCCATGCCTTGATAAG GTCTCCTATTCGCTTTTGATTTTCTTTTGTGGAATGTTTATCACTGTTGATGGATTTAACAAAACTGGAATCCCGAGTGCTCTGTGGGACTTAATGGAGCCTCATGCAAAAATAGATCATGCATCTGGGACAGCAGTTCTTGCTATTGTCATACTTGTCCTGTCAAATTTGGCCTCAAATGTACCAACTG TTCTCTTGCTTGGAGGACGGGTAGCAGCATCAGCAGCTGCAATTTCTGCAGCTGATGAGAAAAAGGCATGGTTATTTTTGGCCTGGGTCAGTACTGTAGCTGGGAATCTGTCGCTAATGGGATCAGCTGCCAACTTGATCGTCTGTGAGCAAGCTCAAAAAGCTCCGGAATTTGGGTACAACTTAACTTTCTGGAAACATCTTAAATTTGGAGTTCCCTCTACTATTGCAGTTACTGCTGTTGGTTTGATGCTCATAAGATGA
- the LOC110618325 gene encoding silicon efflux transporter LSI2 isoform X1 — protein sequence MAIASAVKVVPGSIAFAVFWILALFPSIPFLPVGRTAGSLLGAMLMVIFQVMTPDQAYAAIDLPILGLLFGTMVVSVYLERADMFKYLGKLLSWKSKGAKDLLFRICLISAISSALFTNDTSCVVLTEFVLKVARQHNLPPEPFLLALASSANIGSSATPIGNPQNLVIAVQSKISFGNFLWRILPAMVVGITVNITILTCMYWKLLSTTQKDEEDATAEVVADEDVNSHRFTPATMSHFTSLNSQEWNSSLESSDIQSSPNMNGHMNHAETLRNQIGSTENKICSASTGAHEATRNSNASSRKATLDGSSQRKEDTVPSKRIASLDMSRDVSDTQLPGEKEKFATKWKRTLRKSSVYVVTIVMLISLLMGLNMSWTAITAALALVVLDFRDARPCLDKVSYSLLIFFCGMFITVDGFNKTGIPSALWDLMEPHAKIDHASGTAVLAIVILVLSNLASNVPTVLLLGGRVAASAAAISAADEKKAWLFLAWVSTVAGNLSLMGSAANLIVCEQAQKAPEFGYNLTFWKHLKFGVPSTIAVTAVGLMLIR from the exons ATGGCTATAGCTTCTGCTGTAAAAGTAGTTCCAGGTTCAATTGCTTTTGCCGTCTTCTGGATACTGGCTCTTTTCCCTTCTATCCCATTTTTACCTGTTGGAAGGACTGCAGGGTCCCTTCTCGGAGCTATGCTTATGGTCATCTTCCAAGTCATGACCCCAGATCAAGCATATGCTGCGATTGATCTCCCAATCCTTGGTCTTTTATTTGGAACGATGGTCGTCAGCGTTTATCTTGAGAGAGCAGATATGTTCAAATACTTGGGTAAGTTGCTGTCATGGAAAAGCAAGGGTGCCAAGGACTTGCTTTTTCGAATTTGCCTCATCTCTGCTATTTCAAGTGCTCTTTTTACTAACGACACCTCTTGTGTGGTTTTGACTGAATTTGTGCTGAAAGTCGCAAGGCAGCATAATCTCCCTCCTGAGCCATTCCTACTTGCCCTCGCCTCAAGTGCAAATATTGGATCTTCAGCCACTCCGATTGGCAACCCTCAAAACCTGGTTATAGCAGTTCAGAGTAAGATTTCTTTTGGGAATTTTCTCTGGAGAATTCTCCCTGCAATGGTTGTGGGAATCACTGTGAATATTACGATTCTTACGTGTATGTACTGGAAGTTGTTATCCACTACTCAGAAGGATGAAGAGGATGCAACAGCAGAAGTTGTTGCTGATGAGGATGTCAATTCTCATCGGTTTACTCCTGCTACTATGTCACATTTTACATCTTTAAATTCCCAGGAGTGGAACTCTAGCTTGGAGTCCTCGGACATTCAAAGCTCCCCCAACATGAATGGCCACATGAACCATGCTGAAACTCTCAGAAACCAAATCGGTTCAACTGAGAATAAAATATGCAGTGCATCCACCGGTGCACATGAGGCTACAAGGAATTCAAATGCTTCCAGCAGAAAGGCAACACTTGATGGGTCTTCTCAGAGAAAGGAGGATACTGTTCCTTCAAAGAGGATTGCATCATTGGATATGTCGAGAGATGTATCGGATACACAATTGCCAGGAGAAAAGGAAAAGTTTGCTACAAAATGGAAAAGGACGTTGCGGAAATCAAGTGTTTACGTTGTTACCATAGTGATGCTGATTTCTTTGCTAATGGGTTTGAATATGTCATGGACTGCAATTACTGCTGCACTTGCTCTTGTTGTTCTTGATTTTAGGGATGCTCGGCCATGCCTTGATAAG GTCTCCTATTCGCTTTTGATTTTCTTTTGTGGAATGTTTATCACTGTTGATGGATTTAACAAAACTGGAATCCCGAGTGCTCTGTGGGACTTAATGGAGCCTCATGCAAAAATAGATCATGCATCTGGGACAGCAGTTCTTGCTATTGTCATACTTGTCCTGTCAAATTTGGCCTCAAATGTACCAACTG TTCTCTTGCTTGGAGGACGGGTAGCAGCATCAGCAGCTGCAATTTCTGCAGCTGATGAGAAAAAGGCATGGTTATTTTTGGCCTGGGTCAGTACTGTAGCTGGGAATCTGTCGCTAATGGGATCAGCTGCCAACTTGATCGTCTGTGAGCAAGCTCAAAAAGCTCCGGAATTTGGGTACAACTTAACTTTCTGGAAACATCTTAAATTTGGAGTTCCCTCTACTATTGCAGTTACTGCTGTTGGTTTGATGCTCATAAGATGA